In the genome of Carnobacterium pleistocenium FTR1, one region contains:
- a CDS encoding peptidoglycan-binding protein translates to MTHTIEKQLLPIIQKKLLSNSFVIAHESGNTKNSGPFSLENEIAYMKKQALANGAFTSHWVGGGGRIIQIAQTGKIQFGAGKLANPHAYAQVELARTTNLTWFQRDYQAYIWLLQKLAAEAGIPHTLNSGTTLSSKGIKTHHWISRHLGGTTHTDPDTYLLQQNISLAQFSKDLAKTNQTAPTPIPTVSKLNQLYHLVVKGDSLWSIAKTYHTTLTWLKMINNLSSETILIGQNLIISMEQPKATTLSQNDLIKLVQKKLKIEQDGLFGPLTKQALIKLIQQNNGSTIDGYWGPKTASKMRILKNRSTGQDVYAVQAFLLGKRYPLIGMPDSYFGLNTTQAVKKFQTTCGLLSDGIVGPKACQKLFS, encoded by the coding sequence ATGACGCATACGATTGAAAAACAACTCTTGCCAATCATTCAAAAAAAATTGCTCAGTAACAGTTTTGTTATTGCTCATGAATCTGGCAATACCAAAAATAGTGGTCCATTTTCTTTAGAAAATGAAATTGCTTATATGAAAAAACAAGCTTTAGCAAATGGTGCTTTCACCAGTCATTGGGTCGGTGGTGGCGGAAGAATCATCCAAATTGCTCAAACAGGAAAAATACAATTTGGTGCGGGGAAACTGGCAAATCCGCATGCTTATGCCCAAGTTGAATTAGCTCGCACAACAAACTTAACTTGGTTTCAAAGAGACTATCAGGCTTATATATGGCTTTTACAAAAACTTGCAGCTGAAGCTGGTATCCCACACACATTAAATTCTGGTACAACGCTCTCCTCTAAAGGCATTAAAACGCACCATTGGATTTCCCGTCATTTAGGAGGCACTACTCATACAGATCCTGACACTTACCTTTTGCAGCAGAATATTTCACTCGCACAATTTTCCAAAGATTTGGCTAAGACTAATCAAACTGCCCCTACACCCATACCCACCGTTTCTAAACTGAATCAATTGTATCATCTTGTTGTGAAAGGCGATTCGTTGTGGAGTATCGCTAAAACATACCACACGACCCTTACTTGGCTAAAAATGATCAACAATTTATCTTCTGAAACTATCTTGATTGGTCAAAACCTGATTATTTCAATGGAACAACCTAAAGCAACTACCTTATCTCAAAATGATTTGATCAAACTAGTCCAGAAAAAACTTAAAATCGAACAAGACGGTCTTTTTGGACCGTTAACAAAACAAGCACTAATAAAACTCATCCAGCAAAACAATGGTTCTACTATAGATGGCTATTGGGGTCCTAAAACAGCTTCAAAAATGAGAATCTTAAAAAACAGATCGACTGGGCAGGATGTGTATGCAGTTCAAGCTTTTTTACTAGGAAAGAGATATCCTCTAATTGGTATGCCAGATTCTTATTTTGGACTTAACACAACTCAAGCAGTTAAAAAATTCCAAACGACTTGTGGCCTTCTATCTGACGGTATTGTTGGTCCAAAAGCATGTCAAAAACTATTTTCTTAA
- a CDS encoding DUF2922 domain-containing protein: MAKSLELRFGTSLGKTKAMSVKDPILNLTAEKAQEAMNSIISLNMFQIEGANPYATVVGARYVERVVNDIFEAE, translated from the coding sequence ATGGCAAAATCATTGGAATTAAGATTCGGTACAAGTTTAGGAAAGACAAAGGCAATGAGCGTAAAAGATCCAATCCTTAACTTAACAGCAGAAAAAGCTCAGGAAGCAATGAATTCCATCATTTCATTAAATATGTTTCAAATTGAAGGTGCCAATCCCTATGCCACTGTAGTAGGCGCACGCTACGTTGAACGGGTCGTAAACGACATCTTTGAAGCAGAATAA
- a CDS encoding DUF1659 domain-containing protein: protein MQKEWTKGSIEVHFEDAANEKTVSRNYPNAIAAVTPEQVEGFTAALESLTSFPYLETVMVEEYTYTR from the coding sequence ATGCAAAAAGAATGGACAAAAGGGTCAATCGAAGTACATTTTGAAGATGCAGCAAATGAAAAAACAGTATCACGCAACTACCCTAATGCAATTGCTGCGGTTACACCGGAACAAGTTGAAGGTTTTACGGCTGCTTTAGAATCTCTAACTAGCTTCCCATATTTAGAAACAGTCATGGTTGAAGAATATACCTACACTCGTTAA
- a CDS encoding competence protein ComK — protein MKDYTIQDDYFFNKKTWNSELESLVCNFLEECLCQQENHIETDYFDEEEITSLNKTDLLEIIYEKTNTVEEWLKRSIEQNQISLDYQTFYVMDISHYSLSSFNTIVFQSNLYPLKTKETSKDLIKRFIDHTGVPYEKVRSVGHLLGFYYKIPYVIGEAVFIPEKSSMRGTSSWFALHHVSQYEVVEQSNDIRLYFKNQTNISVVTERTHFLNQAGKGTALSCCQQLFAKEMLLNKYSMQDLFYFKETDLNVGSFSNQVDQITLERYALSIQSQSNNLKKVIKEQLLTSILGDDHPNLNDILVTLTFKSNE, from the coding sequence TTGAAAGATTACACTATTCAAGATGACTATTTTTTCAATAAAAAGACTTGGAACAGCGAATTAGAGAGTCTTGTTTGTAATTTTTTAGAAGAATGTCTGTGTCAACAAGAAAATCATATAGAAACAGACTATTTTGATGAAGAAGAAATAACTAGTCTTAATAAAACTGACCTTTTAGAAATAATATATGAGAAAACGAACACAGTAGAGGAGTGGTTGAAAAGAAGCATTGAGCAAAATCAAATTTCACTTGATTACCAGACGTTCTATGTGATGGATATTAGTCATTACTCGTTATCGTCGTTCAATACAATCGTTTTTCAATCTAATCTTTATCCACTTAAAACCAAAGAAACATCAAAAGATCTAATAAAACGTTTTATTGATCATACAGGGGTCCCCTATGAAAAAGTACGGTCAGTAGGTCATTTGTTAGGCTTTTATTATAAAATCCCTTATGTGATAGGTGAAGCAGTTTTTATACCGGAAAAAAGTTCAATGAGAGGAACTAGTAGTTGGTTTGCTCTACATCATGTTAGTCAATACGAAGTGGTTGAGCAATCAAACGACATCCGTTTATATTTTAAAAATCAAACTAATATTAGCGTGGTAACTGAACGAACGCATTTTTTGAATCAAGCAGGAAAAGGAACAGCATTAAGTTGTTGTCAACAGCTGTTTGCAAAAGAAATGTTGCTGAATAAATATTCCATGCAAGATTTATTCTATTTTAAAGAAACCGATTTAAATGTAGGCTCATTTTCTAACCAGGTAGATCAGATAACCCTAGAACGATATGCGTTATCCATCCAAAGTCAATCCAACAATCTTAAAAAAGTCATAAAAGAACAGCTGTTAACGTCAATTCTAGGAGACGATCATCCTAATTTAAATGATATCCTGGTTACATTAACATTTAAATCAAATGAATAA
- a CDS encoding ArsR/SmtB family transcription factor: MFSKEEELLLDGETVSKVSKTFKVLSDPTRLSILYLLENKEINVGTLASILAIEQSAVSHQLKLLKSARLVKSRRVGKTIAYSQTDDHVYSVLKQVILHSREKIDSHL, from the coding sequence ATGTTTAGTAAAGAAGAAGAGTTGTTGCTAGATGGTGAAACAGTTTCGAAAGTTAGTAAAACATTCAAAGTGTTAAGCGATCCAACGCGCCTTTCAATCCTATATTTGTTGGAAAATAAAGAAATAAATGTAGGGACGTTAGCCTCAATTTTAGCTATCGAGCAATCAGCTGTTTCGCATCAATTAAAACTTTTGAAGTCGGCTCGTTTGGTGAAATCCAGAAGAGTAGGAAAAACGATAGCCTATAGCCAAACAGATGATCATGTTTACAGCGTTCTAAAGCAAGTAATTTTGCACTCACGGGAAAAAATTGATAGTCATTTATAA
- a CDS encoding cation diffusion facilitator family transporter, with amino-acid sequence MNQYTVRGLHCANCAKNMEARLQQLKNGETIRLNYSTSHLYLPEEIDMQAVKRILLSDEVQIVEVTQNDGESVFKSEHAHDHLEKGITKKKHHHAQEHDFTGSSKAVKNIKIVFILNLTFSIAEFILGALFNSAAILSDAVHDLGDSLSIGLALFFQKISTKEANERYSFGHRRFSLLGALITSVILIAGSILVIMNSIPLLVDPQPVNANGMFWLSIVAIGINGYAAWLISRGTSKNEKVLNLHMLEDVLGWIGILIVSIVLNFTDWFILDPILSLVIASYILSKAIPGLLENAAIFLEAVPKGVDIKALENNVKLIDSVHAVSHFHMWSIDGEENAVAITIYVNTEDTKQQEQVKEEIRYLIKDANVTHSTIEIVVDKEFFIQ; translated from the coding sequence ATGAACCAGTATACTGTTCGGGGTTTACACTGCGCCAATTGTGCTAAAAATATGGAAGCACGATTACAGCAATTGAAAAATGGGGAAACGATCCGTTTAAATTATTCCACGAGTCACTTATATCTTCCTGAAGAAATAGATATGCAAGCTGTAAAAAGAATTTTATTATCTGATGAGGTACAAATTGTAGAAGTAACTCAAAATGATGGAGAATCAGTTTTTAAATCGGAACACGCCCATGATCATCTAGAGAAGGGAATCACCAAAAAGAAGCACCATCATGCTCAGGAGCATGATTTTACAGGCAGCAGTAAGGCCGTTAAAAATATAAAAATTGTCTTTATACTAAATCTGACATTTTCGATAGCTGAATTTATTCTGGGTGCTTTATTTAATAGTGCAGCTATCCTATCTGATGCAGTACATGATTTAGGGGATTCTTTATCAATCGGATTAGCCTTATTTTTCCAAAAAATCTCTACGAAAGAAGCGAATGAACGATATAGTTTTGGACATAGACGTTTTTCACTTTTGGGTGCATTGATCACTTCTGTTATCTTAATAGCAGGGTCTATATTAGTTATAATGAATAGTATCCCGTTGTTAGTTGATCCGCAACCGGTAAATGCAAATGGGATGTTTTGGCTTTCAATTGTGGCAATTGGGATCAATGGTTACGCTGCCTGGTTGATCAGTAGAGGTACATCAAAAAATGAAAAAGTACTCAATTTGCATATGTTGGAAGATGTTTTAGGTTGGATAGGTATTTTAATTGTCAGTATTGTATTGAATTTTACTGATTGGTTTATCTTGGATCCTATTTTATCACTAGTGATTGCTAGTTATATTTTATCAAAAGCTATTCCAGGTCTTCTAGAAAATGCAGCAATTTTTCTTGAAGCTGTGCCAAAAGGGGTGGACATCAAAGCACTAGAAAACAATGTGAAGCTCATTGATTCCGTGCACGCTGTTTCGCATTTTCACATGTGGTCAATTGATGGCGAAGAAAATGCTGTTGCTATAACTATCTATGTCAACACGGAAGATACTAAACAACAGGAGCAAGTTAAAGAAGAAATTCGTTATTTGATCAAAGATGCAAATGTGACTCACTCTACTATTGAAATCGTAGTTGATAAAGAATTTTTTATTCAATAA
- a CDS encoding general stress protein, with product MDRKVEGTYTSKEETVSAVERLINEGYVADEIIIVTDEKNESELEDLTIVEVDAVDPSEGLSLWEKLKQTFSFGRYNSDELSNPLEEYGVEEDPGKHYAEALENGEIVILVNSAGPSNNQRLSSVTEEVLNGTEDGNSEDVAIIAAKEPAKVPTKEKMEPAPGEEEQFDPTKAQSASEDIEGASITAPDRQSSSVNKELKDSSLENDPELTGDEATVVAENEGHVYPDNVSKGVVDGGNSATGTAHVNGTGKTEEVRPEQNSEQPESDAYYSDQFEEAGGKSIKQDEEETK from the coding sequence ATGGATAGAAAAGTAGAAGGAACCTATACGTCAAAAGAAGAAACGGTAAGTGCAGTAGAACGATTGATCAACGAAGGATATGTAGCTGATGAAATCATTATCGTAACCGATGAAAAGAATGAGAGTGAATTAGAAGACTTAACAATAGTTGAAGTGGATGCAGTAGACCCTTCTGAAGGTCTGTCCTTATGGGAAAAACTGAAGCAGACTTTTAGTTTTGGTCGATACAATTCCGATGAACTATCTAACCCGTTAGAAGAGTATGGTGTTGAAGAAGACCCAGGGAAACATTATGCAGAAGCCTTAGAAAATGGCGAAATCGTCATCCTCGTTAATAGTGCAGGTCCGTCCAACAATCAACGGTTATCTAGTGTGACTGAAGAGGTATTAAATGGAACGGAAGATGGCAACAGCGAGGATGTAGCAATCATCGCAGCAAAAGAACCTGCAAAAGTTCCTACTAAAGAAAAAATGGAACCAGCTCCTGGTGAGGAAGAACAATTTGATCCCACTAAAGCTCAATCTGCTAGTGAAGATATTGAAGGGGCCTCTATTACGGCTCCCGACAGACAATCTTCATCTGTAAATAAAGAACTAAAAGATTCTTCTCTTGAAAATGACCCTGAATTAACAGGTGATGAAGCGACTGTAGTAGCTGAAAATGAAGGACATGTTTACCCGGATAATGTCAGTAAAGGAGTAGTAGATGGCGGAAATTCTGCTACTGGAACTGCTCATGTAAATGGAACTGGGAAAACAGAAGAAGTAAGGCCAGAGCAAAATTCAGAACAACCAGAAAGTGACGCCTACTATAGCGATCAATTTGAAGAAGCTGGCGGGAAATCGATTAAACAAGATGAAGAAGAAACTAAATAA
- a CDS encoding SDR family oxidoreductase, with protein sequence MTMNEKAIQKPKDDYLIDDESKNIDPEPQTEDPNYKAAGKLKGKTAIITGGDSGIGQAVAIAFAKEGADVAIGYLESEEDATYTKNRIEKIGQKALVFKGDVGQESYAEKVVATVIEKWGHLDILVNNAGEQHVQEKIGDITADQLERTFRTNIFSQFYFVKAAMPHLPQGASIINTTSITAYRGSAHLLDYSATKGAITSFTRSLSQNSEVIEKKIRVNGVAPGPIWTPLIPATFTEEQLKSWGKGGAIERAGQAFELAPTYVYLASTDSSYVTGQVLHVNGGVVING encoded by the coding sequence ATGACAATGAACGAAAAAGCTATCCAAAAACCTAAAGACGATTATTTAATAGATGATGAAAGTAAAAATATTGATCCTGAACCGCAAACAGAAGATCCTAATTATAAAGCAGCCGGAAAATTGAAAGGAAAAACAGCTATCATTACTGGCGGAGATAGTGGTATTGGTCAAGCTGTAGCAATTGCTTTTGCCAAAGAAGGCGCAGATGTTGCAATAGGTTATTTGGAATCAGAAGAAGACGCAACTTATACAAAAAATCGCATTGAAAAAATTGGACAAAAAGCTTTAGTATTTAAAGGCGATGTAGGCCAAGAGTCTTATGCTGAGAAAGTTGTAGCCACAGTAATTGAAAAATGGGGTCATTTAGATATCTTGGTCAATAATGCTGGTGAGCAGCATGTCCAAGAAAAAATTGGCGATATTACAGCAGATCAATTAGAACGAACATTCAGAACCAATATTTTCAGTCAATTTTATTTTGTGAAAGCAGCAATGCCCCATTTGCCGCAAGGAGCATCCATAATTAACACGACTTCAATCACCGCATATCGTGGAAGTGCCCATCTGCTAGATTATTCAGCTACTAAAGGTGCAATTACTTCATTTACTAGATCACTTTCGCAAAATAGTGAAGTGATTGAGAAAAAAATTCGCGTTAATGGTGTTGCACCAGGTCCAATATGGACTCCTCTTATTCCTGCTACCTTTACTGAAGAGCAATTGAAAAGCTGGGGTAAAGGTGGAGCAATCGAGCGTGCTGGACAAGCTTTTGAATTAGCACCAACTTATGTCTATTTAGCTAGTACAGATTCTAGCTATGTTACTGGTCAAGTGCTACATGTTAATGGCGGAGTAGTTATCAATGGCTAA
- a CDS encoding general stress protein, translating into MAKEKDANKRRVLGMSKVVIGSFSTIQETTSCVEQLIAENHPTSSIKIVTTNQDPSVIHEQTGVEVAKVSKEQEDEKANWKKFKELFVDTDNNLALENHGIDHSSAAQYNESLKNGAYIVLADETNEANETNNHSTAPEGVVGQAGQGVREIRNASEPTDSETFANDGSDQLNNAEVPVETYFSEQENSNESLNVKSDLTDTTVPETIEEDNAMEESIRDGEKPRLQDNQDDNSSSGPFSKEQDRRDDTRDVVSPPIDPLKHQEYNPNDNPLQGTPPSGPVSNNEPSGPSSPNQEELDLPNFDGSTLSGQPRNDPKRDFPN; encoded by the coding sequence ATGGCTAAGGAAAAAGATGCTAATAAAAGGAGAGTGTTAGGTATGAGTAAAGTCGTTATCGGATCATTTTCAACTATACAAGAAACAACATCTTGTGTAGAGCAATTGATTGCAGAGAATCATCCTACTAGCAGTATAAAAATTGTTACGACCAATCAAGATCCTTCAGTAATCCACGAACAGACTGGTGTAGAAGTCGCTAAAGTTTCTAAAGAACAAGAGGATGAAAAAGCAAATTGGAAAAAATTCAAAGAATTATTTGTTGATACAGATAACAATTTAGCATTAGAAAATCATGGTATCGATCATTCCAGTGCTGCACAATACAATGAGTCATTGAAAAATGGAGCATACATTGTTCTTGCTGATGAAACTAATGAAGCCAATGAAACCAACAATCATTCAACTGCACCTGAAGGAGTTGTGGGTCAAGCTGGACAAGGTGTCCGTGAAATAAGAAATGCTTCTGAACCGACAGACAGTGAGACCTTTGCGAATGATGGTAGTGACCAATTAAACAATGCAGAAGTGCCAGTAGAAACTTATTTTTCTGAGCAAGAAAACTCAAATGAGAGTCTTAACGTTAAATCTGATCTAACGGATACGACTGTTCCTGAAACAATTGAGGAGGATAACGCCATGGAAGAATCTATTAGAGATGGAGAAAAGCCTAGATTGCAAGACAATCAAGATGACAACTCATCAAGTGGCCCGTTCAGCAAAGAACAAGATCGAAGAGATGACACTAGAGACGTGGTTAGTCCTCCAATCGATCCATTAAAACATCAAGAGTACAACCCTAATGACAATCCATTACAAGGTACACCTCCTAGCGGACCAGTATCAAATAATGAACCAAGTGGCCCTAGTTCACCTAACCAGGAAGAACTAGATTTACCAAATTTTGATGGCAGTACACTGTCAGGTCAACCAAGAAATGATCCAAAAAGAGACTTCCCGAATTAA
- the recX gene encoding recombination regulator RecX: MIYEPNSKKNSSTSALPKITKIEAQKRKGRYNIYLDEEYAFPVDETILIKHILHKGMEISNTYRQELEIEDGYRKAYVRSLVYLNYSMRSIKEIKDDLVAHEFTRETADQVVEQLKEQGYLNDLMYAESYTRTAANVSGKGPYVIKRELKKRGVNEEIIEEAMEQYPFDQMVENGVALAEKVMRRSTRQSSRETSNKIRQNLMQKGFQSDVITQVLEQITTEKEDDDEYSALKVQGDKIWRKQSKLKGAKKIQKVKSGLFQKGFAGELITQFINEKEMEDEEE; the protein is encoded by the coding sequence ATGATATATGAACCAAATAGTAAAAAAAACTCTTCAACATCAGCGTTGCCTAAAATCACAAAAATTGAAGCGCAAAAAAGAAAAGGACGCTACAATATTTATTTAGATGAAGAGTATGCTTTTCCTGTTGATGAAACTATTTTAATTAAACATATTTTGCATAAAGGAATGGAAATTTCAAACACCTATCGCCAAGAATTAGAAATTGAAGATGGGTACCGTAAAGCTTATGTAAGATCACTCGTTTATTTAAATTATTCGATGCGCTCAATAAAAGAAATCAAAGATGATTTGGTCGCCCATGAATTTACTCGTGAGACAGCTGATCAAGTTGTTGAACAATTAAAAGAACAAGGCTATTTAAATGATTTGATGTACGCTGAAAGTTATACAAGAACCGCTGCAAATGTTAGCGGAAAGGGGCCTTACGTGATAAAAAGAGAATTGAAAAAACGTGGAGTTAATGAAGAAATAATTGAAGAAGCCATGGAGCAATACCCATTTGATCAAATGGTTGAAAATGGTGTGGCGCTAGCTGAAAAAGTGATGCGACGTTCTACACGACAATCATCTAGAGAAACGAGCAATAAAATCCGCCAAAATTTGATGCAAAAGGGCTTTCAATCTGATGTAATCACTCAAGTACTTGAACAAATCACCACAGAAAAAGAAGACGATGATGAATACAGTGCACTAAAAGTGCAAGGCGATAAAATTTGGCGTAAGCAATCCAAATTAAAAGGCGCTAAAAAGATTCAAAAGGTTAAAAGTGGGCTATTCCAAAAAGGTTTTGCGGGTGAGTTGATCACGCAATTCATTAATGAAAAAGAAATGGAAGACGAAGAAGAATGA